The following are encoded in a window of Staphylospora marina genomic DNA:
- the cas2 gene encoding CRISPR-associated endonuclease Cas2, with protein sequence MFVIVVYDVQSVRVAKVKKICHPYLFWVQRSTFEGNLSRKQVQALKKSLEDVIHPDHDQVKMYIIQQDTAVQTEVLGCPDQPEPFMF encoded by the coding sequence ATGTTCGTGATCGTGGTTTATGATGTTCAATCCGTCCGAGTCGCAAAAGTGAAAAAGATCTGCCATCCATACCTCTTCTGGGTTCAACGCTCAACATTTGAAGGAAACCTGTCCCGGAAACAGGTGCAAGCATTGAAAAAAAGTTTGGAAGATGTGATTCATCCCGACCATGATCAAGTCAAAATGTACATCATTCAGCAAGATACCGCCGTGCAAACGGAAGTTTTGGGATGCCCGGATCAGCCTGAGCCCTTTATGTTTTAG